The Magnolia sinica isolate HGM2019 chromosome 10, MsV1, whole genome shotgun sequence genome includes a window with the following:
- the LOC131217613 gene encoding F-box protein SKIP23-like: MYIADWSQLQNELLRTIAELLSANRDYLAFRATCKSWRSAVEEMPLHYPYQLPLLMLPYDKNVKAYSAFSLSDNKIFYLKLSEVPGLRYCGSSNGWLVAVDETPAIHLFNPFTKSQIELPPITTFSEVLGFDKSKVGAEYNVRSLFDGVVETPNSEWIRTRFIKKAVVSSDPTSNPNYVVMAIHGERQKLAFCRHGDKEWTVIEKIWCPYCDIVCYKEQFYVVDSNGRVAICNIDGPPDAVEVMPQMNIYVPPQMDIYQQTMYLVESMGELLQVVRYCQDIHTGEDVRYCEDIHNWIYYTVRFKVFKMDISRWKRFEVKTLGDCMLFLGSNYSLSLSAHDFPRFKRNCIYFTDDAVYSYKAGVRGGHDLGMFNLEDNSITSLPCQYHSSNDLGMIWPPPIWLHTSYRRNDALEE; this comes from the coding sequence ATGTACATCGCTGACTGGTCCCAACTTCAAAATGAACTGTTACGTACAATCGCTGAATTATTATCTGCCAATAGGGATTATCTAGCATTTCGTGCCACTTGCAAGTCATGGCGATCAGCCGTGGAGGAAATGCCTCTTCATTACCCTTACCAGCTACCACTGTTAATGCTTCCATATGACAAGAACGTCAAGGCATACAGTGCCTTTAGTTTATCTGATAACAAGATATTTTACCTCAAGCTATCAGAGGTTCCTGGGCTAAGGTATTGTGGTTCTTCCAATGGTTGGCTGGTTGCAGTAGATGAGACCCCTGCTATTCATTTATTTAATCCATTTACTAAGAGCCAGATCGAACTTCCTCCAATAACAACGTTTTCTGAAGTACTAGGGTTTGACAAATCCAAAGTGGGTGCAGAGTACAATGTACGGTCTTTATTCGATGGTGTAGTGGAAACTCCAAACTCGGAATGGATAAGAACCCGCTTCATAAAAAAGGCTGTGGTATCCTCAGACCCTACATCGAATCCCAACTATGTTGTTATGGCCATCCATGGTGAGCGTCAAAAATTGGCATTCTGTAGACATGGAGACAAGGAGTGGACCGTAATTGAAAAGATATGGTGTCCTTATTGTGACATTGTGTGTTATAAAGAACAATTCTATGTGGTAGACTCTAATGGAAGAGTTGCAATTTGCAACATTGATGGTCCTCCCGATGCAGTGGAGGTCATGCCACAAATGAATATCTATGTGCCGCCACAAATGGATATCTATCAACAGACAATGTATTTAGTGGAATCAATGGGGGAGCTGTTACAGGTTGTTAGATATTGTCAAGACATTCATACCGGTGAGGATGTTAGATATTGTGAAGACATTCATAATTGGATATattataccgttagattcaaagTTTTTAAGATGGATATAAGTAGATGGAAGAGGTTTGAGGTGAAAACTCTTGGTGATTGTATGTTGTTCTTAGGCTCAAATTACTCATTATCTCTCTCGGCTCATGATTTTCCCAGATTCAAAAGAAATTGTATTTACTTTACTGATGACGCAGTATATTCGTATAAGGCTGGTGTACGAGGGGGTCATGATTTAGGCATGTTCAACTTGGAGGATAATAGCATCACATCGTTGCCATGCCAATACCATTCAAGCAATGACTTGGGAATGATTTGGCCTCCACCCATATGGTTGCACACATCTTATCGTCGTAATGATGCATTGGAAGAATAA